CACACAGGACTTTCTTTCATTCAAAACATGAGTACACATAAGTCGAATATCTTAATTTAATTAGTGGAATCAGCCATCTTTTAAATTGGAAGAAAATGCCTGATTGCtaactcattcaattatttgatCTGGAAATAGCATGATTTACTAGTTTAGGAATTATCAGTGCATTCTTATCAAGTTGTCACTgtctggattttatttttaattaattttattcctGGGTGACCAACGCTAATCACACTTGTAGACACTACAACAGTACTGATTGACATGCTTATCACAAAACCACGCCAGATCTCAATATTTTAGTTAATTGGAATTTCCTCGCCTTAATTTCTATTTCTGtttccacaaaacaaaactatttttaGGACATTTCACAAAAGCATACAGAAAAAcattccaataaaaaaaaaaaaaaaaaaaaaaaagtcccggAAATTCCCGGTTTATTGGCAGGAgagaaaaattaattaatttgaaccAAAAATATATTCTTAGCCCTGTCTCTTAGCACTGTCTACACTTTTACTTTTGAATCCTGTTGTAAACTGGTTTTGAATTTATGGAACATTCTTGTTTTTAACAGCAGGTGGCGCAAACATTAATAGCACATCATGTAACTCAAACACCTAGAGAACAAAGGGTAAGTGTACAGTACAtggtttaaaaacataaaagccTAACTTACTACAATAAGTGTGAAAATATGTAAtagttttttaattgtgttctgTAAAGTTTGGTTTCATTGCAAGAAGTGATGACTCTCTTTACCCCTTTAGCATAGTCTGAAATGCGATTCTTTTACTTATTCTGAAACTTTCTGGCAAAGCCTTGAATAATGTCTATTCTGTTTTATCTCAGATAAACATTTGCCATAACCTAACTTTAATTCATGTGATCTGCACCGTTTCCTTTCTCTGAATTACTATTACTAAGAAAATACTAATAACGTTCGCAATGTTCTTTAGTCTTGTCACACGATTTGTCTTGACTGAGCCAAACTCTAATTAACAGACAGATAATGCTGGGCCCAGCATAGTTCTCATCATGTGATTTAACCAATAAGCAGCAATGACATTAACTATGAGAAGAAGAGACAATGTACAGTATATGCAAGATGGTAAATGTTTGAACCAATCAAGGCTTTAAGGGAAGGCAGAGTTATGATTTTGACCCAGAACAGAGATTTCTTTTTTGTCAGTGACCTGCTGTACCAAACAGACAGTGGTATTTCACTGAAAAAGACGTGCAGTTGAACTGAACATATTGGCCACTGAAGTGAATATTTTTCGCTTTAATGGAGTTGCACATAAATCATTCTCTAGCTATTCTCTGCAGCCTTTCCGCGCCAAAAGGAAAATGTTCTCTGCATGTTGCATCTCAGTCCTCTGTATGAGAAGTTGCTCTAAGGATGTTCCCATTTGCACAAGTTGTTAAGTCTGAAATAAGCAGTCTGTTGATGATGCATCTCCAGTAACATATATTCAAAATTCACTGACCAACCCTTTATAATCAAAGGTACTGGAACGACGGACAAATATCAAAACACAACTGACCTTATTGCATTTAACAGGTCTGTAGGCCCATGCATAGTTATCATGACCGCTTCAGTCGTTTTGGTATATAGACGGAGAATTGTGTTTCCATTACTCTTGCAACTAGAAGCTGGTCCCTGTGGTGTTTAAAATCCCTTTTGTGTGCTAAAAAGCTTGCACTGATCACCTGATAATGAGACATGCATGTCAGATAGAAGTCATGCAGATATATATTGAAACCTTGGTCTTTCCAAATGTCAGAAAAGGTGACGAGAGAATGTAGCAGTCAATATGTTTCTCaatagttttctttttaaatgtttgataaAAAGACATGTAGTGAAATGCAGATGGTTTCTTAGGCAGAAAGTtttgtaatattaaaataaataaataaaaagtgcaaTGGTAAGAAATTGCAAAGAAAACTAGATGGCGCTATAGTACTTTAATATATCAATCGGCATTCTCCTGGCATAGTCTCTGACTGGTTTTTCCCTTCAGATAATCAAATGGTATTAAGCTGCACTACAATCCTTTTGgcgcctaaccctaacccttatgATGACCCTGGAAAATCCTTAACCTTCATTCCTGTCCAGTGGAATCTACCATGACCATGTTTGGGAAAGTAAGAAAGCAAGCCAGATTGCTCCTTGTTGAGCAATAAATCCAATCGGTGTATCacaaaaatcaaaaaatgtgtttacctgttttcattaaactactttaaagaaagcaattacaaggTCTGGAAAACAAGCTCACCAGATGTAAAGGTTATGCCACAAGCATGTCCTTCAAGAAGTTATACAACATGATAAACTGTCTAAGAAAATTGTGCACACTGGAGAGAGATCTCtgctgaaaacaaataaaatgtagctGGTGTAGTAATTCTGCTTCTGCCCTCTAGCTTTATAGGGGAAACTGGGCAGCACTCCACAGATTCCCAGCATTCAACAGTAACAGTGGCGTGAAAAATAATAGTTGAATTTGTAAACCTTCTTATATGACATATTTACAGCCTTATTTTCCAAATATTGTGGGGAGGGTTTGCCTGGAAAGATCACTGTTCAAAGAAACGATGTAAGGTTTCAAATGTATCTTCACAGCTGCTTGAGCATAGACCTCAGAAGTCATTTGTGTGTTAAAGGTGATATAGACAGTATTAAAGAGTTCAGCGGTGGGGCGGGGCtggtgttgatttatttttgtactgtgGTTTTTCTTGCTCCACTGCAGGTAGAGGGAGATTCTTTGCAGCATGTCAAGGCAAAGGTTTGCTTTAACTGGCTCTTGGCAGCTGATACCTGCTACGAAGTGGTTTGGATTCAAACTGTGCTGTCAGGGAGATGCAGCACAAGCAGACACCCTGCAGGGCTTCACCACAGGACCAACTTTTGCCTCTTTATTGGATGACTATTTGAGTGATAAAATGTGATCAAAACAAGGGTAAATGTACCGGTCTTGTTTGTAGGAGTTGTTTGTGatcttttcatttttacaaGTGTTGAGAAGTAAGAACCCCGTTGTGTCTTTAAAAGGTGAAGCAATTCTACAGTTTTTCACCTAAATAGTGTATCCAACTAAATAATATGCCTAGGGAAATGACAGTTGACATTCCTAAGAAGGATTATCTGTAGTAAGCAAGCGAGATCAAGTTTGTCTCATGTATTCTGAATAGCCTGATCTTGAGTTGCAATGCCTTAAAGAGTTTCAGAGGTTAGTTGATGTATTGGGCAAGCAAGCAAGACTTTGTTGCACAAAAGAGGAATGTGGCTGGCACCTTTGAGCCCCCAAGGGCAACATTATTGAGACTGAATAATGATATAAAAGAAACCATGTGCTCCAAGTCTTGCCCAGTGCAGAAGGAAGCAGACTGACAATCGTGTGCCATGCATTATTTACAACAGCCAATGCTGGCCAAAGAAATCAGCTGAGCTCCTTTAATTTATAAGCAAGTGTTTATTATTTGATCATATTACGCTatttgacaaaaataaaataaacaacatatacaaatacatcATAACATAGCtattaaaaaaggaaagttGATTTACTACCACAGTTTGAAACaaccacaacacaaacaaatggtaaaaaggaaaaaaaaagctacaATGCCCTTATACATTTCATATCACGTATAAAAATAAGTCTATCTCCATAAGTACAGTTACAAGAAACAgatatgtaaaataattaaatagtgATACTTTAACATGTAATATACACACACCggcaacaaaaatatatagattgCACATTTCTCTATAAAGATCAAGTTCAAGTATGATGCAATCCTTTATGGACTGACaagtttatttttagatttcCTGTCAAGGCAATCTAAATAGAAATCCCCCCCCCATACAGTGTCCAAACGCTCTGTTTTTATATTACCAGCTTTTAAGCCCTGTTTGTGAAGTCCACCGCATTATCTGACATGTGGATTGTTGATGTTACGGATCAAACCAGGTTTATGTAGCTTACTTAGGTAACAAAGTACAAAAAGGAAAACGGCaatgagaagaaataaaaataaaaaatcagtcAGAGCAAATAAAAGCTGGATTTTGAGTCATCAGAGCTGAAGATAATTGATCTctctttgctgttgttgttgaaaAGATCATTTTGtcctttttctgtttgttggAAAGCCGTGCTCCTCTTCTGAATCATCCACTAAATGTGTGCAAGGTGTGGGTTGAGAAGTTTCTAGTGTGTCCTCTATTTCCTAGAAAACTTCCTCGACAGCTCATACCCTGGGGAAGAGCAGCAGCATAGCGTTGAGTCTGTGTCTTTACCGCTGAGTGTGAGATTTCATCAGCGCTCCTGCAGAaaacgaaaaagaaaaaggggggGGAAAGTtctgcagtgctgtgctgtcaggccccccccccccacctcatcCTCTCGTGCTGCCACAGACTTAGTCACCCCAGTCTCTGTCCTTTAAAGATtgcttttattaataatttgttttgcttgtttgtcgGTTTTCTGACACTGTATCTTCGGGCTTCCTAGACACAGCCACCCTGCCTTCGCTCCGTGGAAGGAATGTGCCTGGAAGGTCTTTGGCGGGAGTCTAAGGCATCTGCAGAATTGTGGAATTCGTCAGAAAGTTTCAGCACTGGCTGTGCCGCCTCCTGCTCATGTCCGCCTCAGCAGCTCTCGGAGTTTCTCTCCTCGGTTGGTGCTCTTCCAGGCGGGTCTCAACCGCCTCCCCAATAGCTGGAAGGTGACTCTGTTCTCGGGTAGGGATCGTCTCCTCCTCCCGTAGCCCAGGGGACTGATTTTGTCCATTGGAGCGCTGCCGTCTTTATGTTTATCAGTCAGCTGGAAGAGCCGGTGTGCCAGGTCGTGCACTGAGCAAGTTCCTAAGGAGCAGCCCATTCCCTTCGACTGGCTCACTGAACTCTTATATCTCTTCACACGGATATTGATATCGTTgctggaggagagagggagagagagagagagagagagagagagagagagagagagagagagaaaagaggattAATCTACAGCTCGTTAATGGATCAGATTCCCCAAGtacttcatttttgttttgttatgtttctaATTATTTACTCCTGGCTGCCACTGTGTCTAACTAAAGTGCTGAAATTacacatacagaaaaaaaagagctgTTTTCTCATTCTTACCTGGAATGGGGATTCAAAGTGTCCTTGACATCATCTGGTCTGACGAAACCCATTTTAAAAGACTCTGCTTCACTCATCTCCGATGCAGACAGGCTATTTACATCCCTTTTTGTTCTGCTCTGCACCCAAATGCTCAACCTGAGAATAAATCAAGAGCTTTATGAGACACATGACAGACATCTCTCTATGAAACAGTCAGTAAAACAAGAGGTACACTTATACAGATAACTTAGAGGATGCATACTCTGTGACTAAGAAATAAAACCTATACACAGTCAGTAAATGAAAAGGTAATGAAATTGATCATGGCTATTcctgtattttgaaataaagaATAGGCAACTTACCTCTTTTTCAATTGTGAAGTCAAGTCTAGTTTTGCACTCTCCACACTGAGGACAATGATGGTTAATAAACACCAGCAGAAAAAGCAAATCTGAAACAGCAGTTTCATTTTGGCTGGAAACCTGttgacaataaaaaaaagaagaaggcaAGTTagtaatttacttttttatacAGTACAATGTAATAATCCCGAGTCCTGTCCTCTCAGCCCCCctgccagcacacacacactcagactctCCAGCTACCACAACCTATATTCCTATCTCTGTTCCACTTGCTTACACAAGAGAGTCCAAAAGCCAAGTATTTGCAGttatcattcatttattttaaatgtcaggctgaggttacattttgttcaacAAAATAAACTCCCAACAAGCTGCCTGGCCTGTGTGCAGCGCAGGAGTGGAAAAGGACATGATTTATTGACCCGACTTTTGAAAAAGCCAAGGAACACTTTTCCACAAAGATTCCCTGAGAATTACACATTGCTTTTTTATCCCTCAGCAGAAAACGTGTTCTCTACTGTGGGGgtttaagaaaataaagacCTTATTCTACATTTGTCTTTGCACCCACAGTCATGCTTCAGAGATGAAGACCCCATCAGACAAATTACTGTACACCTAATAAAACAGGAAATATAGCTAGCTAGGACCGATGCACTTGTGTCCCAAAGTCACAGAGAATTACAGCAGAGAAGTACAGCAAAAACAACTTGTGTCAAAGTTGAAGAATACATACCTGAAGATGGTAATAATCCACTGAAATAAGTCTTGATAGAGCCTGCGGCCAGACGGTATCCCAGAAGCTTTCAGGTTGTTAAGGCTGCTGTGAAGTAGCTCAGTTACCCTGCTAATGCTCTGACTCTCCCAGCCACAAGTGTGTGCCTTTATAGTAATGGTGG
The genomic region above belongs to Amia ocellicauda isolate fAmiCal2 chromosome 4, fAmiCal2.hap1, whole genome shotgun sequence and contains:
- the LOC136747718 gene encoding pro-adrenomedullin; this encodes MKLLFQICFFCWCLLTIIVLSVESAKLDLTSQLKKRLSIWVQSRTKRDVNSLSASEMSEAESFKMGFVRPDDVKDTLNPHSSNDINIRVKRYKSSVSQSKGMGCSLGTCSVHDLAHRLFQLTDKHKDGSAPMDKISPLGYGRRRRSLPENRVTFQLLGRRLRPAWKSTNRGEKLRELLRRT